Proteins encoded by one window of Streptomyces sp. LX-29:
- a CDS encoding PIG-L deacetylase family protein has translation MIQLSTGRLDQVVAVGAHCDDIAIGAGGTLLTMCLARPGIRVDALVLSGGGSEREQEERAALAAFCPGADLRLTVLKLPDGRMPAHWDEAKIAVEELRVRSEPDLVLAPRTDDAHQDHSGLAKLVTTAFRDHLVLGYEIVKWDGDLGRLAAYQPLSPQIAEEKVRLLQEHYPSQQHRPWYDRETFIGLARIRGIECHARYAEAFATTKLTLNLGD, from the coding sequence GTGATCCAGCTCAGCACCGGGCGCCTGGACCAGGTCGTCGCGGTGGGCGCGCACTGCGACGACATCGCCATCGGCGCCGGCGGCACACTGCTGACGATGTGCCTCGCGCGGCCCGGGATCCGCGTCGACGCGCTGGTGCTCTCCGGCGGTGGCAGCGAGCGGGAGCAGGAGGAGCGGGCCGCGCTCGCCGCCTTCTGCCCGGGCGCCGACCTGCGGCTGACCGTGCTCAAGCTGCCCGACGGCCGGATGCCCGCGCACTGGGACGAGGCCAAGATCGCGGTCGAGGAGCTGCGCGTGCGCAGCGAGCCGGATCTGGTCCTCGCTCCGCGCACCGACGACGCGCACCAGGATCACAGCGGCCTGGCGAAGCTGGTCACCACCGCCTTCCGCGACCACCTCGTGCTCGGCTACGAGATCGTCAAGTGGGACGGCGATCTCGGCCGCCTCGCCGCGTACCAGCCGCTGTCGCCCCAGATCGCCGAAGAGAAGGTGCGGCTGCTGCAGGAGCACTACCCCTCGCAGCAGCACCGGCCCTGGTACGACCGGGAGACCTTCATCGGTCTCGCACGGATCCGCGGCATCGAATGCCACGCGCGGTACGCCGAGGCGTTCGCCACCACCAAACTCACACTCAACCTGGGGGACTGA
- a CDS encoding DUF4910 domain-containing protein, translated as MAPMTAAGERMHQLVKRLYPLCRSITGDGVRATLEIVGEYVPLQVHEVPTGTQVLDWTVPQEWNIRDAYIADTAGNRVVDFAASNLHVLGYSVPVARTMPLAELRAHLYTLPDHPTWVPYRTSYYQPQWGFCLAQETLDALPDGEYEVRIDSTLADGHLTYAEHVIPGRIPDEVIVSCHVCHPSLANDNLAGIAVATFLARALAQETPYYTYRFIYAPGTIGAITWLARNAERIERVKHGLVLACAGDSGRLTYKQSRRGDAEIDRVLRHVLAASERPHHITEFTPYGYDERQYCSPGFDLGVGSLSRTPYAGYPAYHTSADNPDFVSPEAMADTLAVCREAFAVLDRNRRYLNLSPYGEPQLGRRGLYGSLGGRSDAKQAQMAMLWVLSLSDGEHSLLDVAERSGLPFDTVAAAADALHDAGLLKA; from the coding sequence GTGGCGCCGATGACCGCGGCCGGAGAGCGGATGCACCAGCTGGTGAAGCGGCTGTACCCGCTGTGCCGGAGCATCACCGGCGACGGTGTGCGCGCCACCCTGGAGATCGTCGGCGAGTACGTTCCGCTCCAGGTGCACGAGGTGCCGACCGGGACGCAGGTGCTCGACTGGACGGTGCCGCAGGAGTGGAACATCCGGGACGCGTACATCGCCGACACCGCCGGCAACCGGGTCGTCGACTTCGCCGCGTCCAACCTGCACGTGCTCGGCTACAGCGTGCCGGTGGCGCGGACCATGCCGCTGGCCGAGCTGCGCGCACACCTGTACACCCTGCCCGACCATCCGACCTGGGTGCCCTACCGCACCAGCTACTACCAGCCGCAATGGGGGTTCTGCCTGGCCCAGGAGACCTTGGACGCGCTGCCGGACGGCGAGTACGAGGTGCGCATCGACTCCACCCTCGCCGACGGCCACCTCACCTATGCCGAGCACGTGATCCCCGGGCGGATCCCCGACGAGGTGATCGTCTCCTGCCACGTCTGCCACCCGTCGCTGGCCAACGACAACCTGGCCGGCATCGCGGTGGCGACGTTCCTGGCCCGGGCGCTGGCACAGGAGACGCCCTACTACACCTACCGGTTCATCTACGCGCCCGGCACCATCGGGGCGATCACCTGGCTGGCCCGCAACGCGGAACGGATCGAGCGGGTCAAGCACGGCCTCGTGCTGGCCTGCGCCGGAGACTCGGGCCGGCTGACGTACAAGCAGAGCAGGCGCGGCGACGCGGAGATCGACCGGGTGCTGCGGCACGTCCTCGCCGCCTCCGAACGCCCACACCACATCACCGAGTTCACTCCGTACGGCTATGACGAGCGGCAGTACTGCTCGCCCGGGTTCGATCTCGGAGTGGGCTCGCTCAGCCGCACCCCGTACGCCGGCTACCCCGCGTACCACACCTCGGCGGACAACCCGGACTTCGTCTCCCCGGAGGCGATGGCGGACACGCTCGCCGTCTGCCGCGAGGCGTTCGCCGTCCTGGACCGCAACCGGCGGTACCTCAACCTCAGCCCCTACGGCGAGCCGCAGTTGGGCCGGCGCGGGCTGTACGGCTCGCTCGGCGGCCGCAGCGACGCGAAGCAGGCCCAGATGGCCATGCTCTGGGTGCTCAGCCTCTCCGACGGCGAGCACAGTCTGCTGGACGTCGCCGAGCGGTCCGGGCTGCCGTTCGACACCGTCGCCGCCGCGGCCGACGCCCTGCACGACGCCGGGCTGCTCAAGGCGTGA
- a CDS encoding SDR family oxidoreductase produces MRVLLTGHQGYLGTVMAPVLSAAGHEVVGLDSGLFADCVLGPAPADPRGHRVDLRDVTADHVAGVDAVIHLAALSNDPLGSLAPDLTYDINHHAAVRLARLARDAGVRRFLYASTCSVYGAAGDPDVSNLVTEDAPLRPVTPYAESKVRVEDDLHALADDDFTPVFMRNATAFGYSPRLRADIVLNNLVGHALLSGEVLVLSDGTPWRPLVHAADIARAFAAALTAPREAVHGRAFNIGSETNNVTVAEIAEQVAEAVSGAKVVITGETGADPRSYRVDFSRFRAAVPGFDCEWTVKRGALELVDAYRKHGLTREDFERRFTRLAVLRAASDTGAVDDTLRWRR; encoded by the coding sequence TTGCGCGTGCTGCTGACCGGACACCAGGGCTACCTGGGCACGGTGATGGCCCCGGTCCTGAGCGCCGCCGGGCACGAGGTCGTCGGTCTCGACTCCGGCCTGTTCGCCGACTGCGTCCTCGGCCCGGCACCCGCCGACCCGCGGGGACACCGGGTCGACCTGCGCGACGTCACGGCCGACCACGTGGCCGGGGTGGACGCCGTGATCCACCTGGCCGCGCTCTCCAACGACCCGCTGGGATCGCTGGCGCCCGACCTCACCTACGACATCAACCACCACGCCGCGGTACGCCTGGCCCGGCTGGCCCGCGACGCCGGAGTGCGGCGCTTCCTGTACGCGTCGACCTGCTCGGTCTACGGCGCCGCCGGCGACCCCGACGTGTCGAACCTGGTGACCGAGGACGCCCCGCTGCGCCCGGTGACCCCGTACGCGGAGTCCAAGGTGCGGGTCGAGGACGACCTGCACGCACTCGCCGACGACGACTTCACCCCGGTGTTCATGCGCAACGCCACCGCCTTCGGCTACTCGCCCCGGCTGCGCGCCGACATCGTGCTGAACAACCTGGTGGGCCACGCGCTGCTGTCCGGCGAGGTCCTCGTGCTCTCCGACGGCACCCCCTGGCGCCCGCTGGTGCACGCCGCCGACATCGCACGGGCCTTCGCGGCCGCGCTGACCGCGCCGCGGGAGGCGGTGCACGGCCGGGCGTTCAACATCGGCAGCGAGACCAACAACGTCACGGTCGCCGAGATCGCCGAGCAGGTCGCCGAGGCGGTGTCCGGCGCGAAGGTGGTGATCACCGGGGAGACCGGTGCCGATCCGCGGTCGTACCGGGTGGACTTCTCCCGGTTCCGCGCCGCGGTGCCCGGCTTCGACTGCGAGTGGACGGTGAAGCGGGGCGCGCTCGAACTCGTCGACGCCTACCGGAAACACGGGCTGACCCGGGAGGACTTCGAGCGACGCTTCACCCGCCTCGCCGTGCTGCGCGCGGCGTCCGACACCGGCGCCGTCGACGACACCCTGCGGTGGCGCCGATGA